The Elaeis guineensis isolate ETL-2024a chromosome 14, EG11, whole genome shotgun sequence genome has a segment encoding these proteins:
- the LOC105057068 gene encoding cell number regulator 8-like produces MANAEEASPLLQHRPDTATTLEETVPPAAPPAAAKRPPESAANGVPVECGTVVGEPVARNQWSSGLLSCLGRNDEFWSSDIEVCLIGSMAPCVLYGGNVERLGSGRGWFANSCFPYTALFMLGNSLFGWNCLAPWFSYHTRTAIRRKFNLEGSFEAVAKSCGCCRGILEDEEQREQIETACDFATHYFCHPCSLCQEGRELRRRLPHPGFIGKPILVMMPPGEQTMGRGA; encoded by the exons ATGGCCAACGCCGAGGAAGCGAGCCCCCTCCTACAGCACCGCCCCGACACCGCCACGACGCTCGAAGAGACGGTACCCCCGGCGGCGCCACCGGCCGCCGCCAAGAGGCCCCCCGAGAGCGCGGCGAATGGGGTCCCCGTGGAGTGTGGGACCGTCGTCGGCGAGCCGGTGGCCCGCAACCAGTGGAGCTCCGGCCTTTTATCCTGCCTCGGACGTAACGACGAGTTCTGGAGCAGCGATATCGAAGTTT GTCTTATTGGAAGCATGGCTCCGTGTGTGCTGTATGGAGGCAATGTTGAGAGGCTTGGATCCGGTCGTGGGTGGTTTGCAAATAGCTGCTTCCCTTACACTGCTCTCTTTATGCTCGGGAATTCTCTCTTTGGCTGGAATTGCCTGGCACCGTGGTTCTCTTATCATACCCGTACAGCCATTCGCCGCAAATTTAATCTTGAA GGCAGCTTTGAGGCAGTTGCCAAATCATGTGGATGCTGCCGTGGTATCTTGGAGGATGAAGAGCAGCGGGAGCAGATAGAGACGGCCTGTGATTTTGCAACGCATTACTTCTGCCACCCATGCTCCCTCTGCCAGGAAGGCCGAGAGCTGCGCCGCAGGCTGCCTCATCCTGGGTTCATTGGGAAACCTATCTTGGTTATGATGCCTCCTGGTGAACAGACTATGGGTCGTGGTGCCTAG